The stretch of DNA TATTGTCCAAGCCGGTAGAGGGCGAGGTATTGTTTCTTTATTTGGCCGCCTCTCAACAGGCtgttagctatatatatatatatatatatatatagggtgggGAAGGTGGGACAACTGCTCCCATTGCAACCATGGATCCGCCCTGCATTTACACCCATATCATCAAAacatttctattaaaaaaaacactattaCTTGTACTGTTAGAAATATAAATTGTTACTATGCAACTCACAATTTACCTCATCTAGTGCCTCTTAGATAAGGGTTCTTAGGGGCTTATAATTAGTCGGAAATTGAGAAACCTAatgtataaaaacaaaaaaaaaatgaaaaaaataacaaaattattaaaattattgtttgaTCACATATTTTTTAGGGTGCACTAGGACCACATACGAAGACTAATCCTACTCAAGTAGGACTTCAAGggtacaaaaattatgtttatttCAATAATCTATTTTTCATTCTTTACTTTTCTATATTTTCACTATTTCATCCccttttttttcacttttagaatATTTCGtcttttgttcaatttttttatttttctaaataaaaaatttcttcaattaaaaaatacatcGTAAATTTCATGACTcgagaaaaaaaacaaaaaagttgaCAGTTGTAGTAAATTTCATGACTTAAGAAAAAAAGTTAGCAGTTGTAATAAATTTCATGACTGGAGAAAAATGTTAGCAGTTGTAGTAAATTTCATGACTCGAAAACAATGTTTACACTTGtagtaaatttcataaatagaGAAAAAAAGTTAAGTTGTAGTAAATTTCATAactcgaaaaaaaaattaaaagttgtaATAAAGTTAATAATGACTCGGGAAAAAAGTTAGCAGTGGtacccaatcattattgtgtagaccatgacCTACATAGAAGtatggaccatactatcaaataatgtatatttaatacataaataaaaaaaatattaaatgtattATCACTTTTTACTCCCAATTTTTACTCAATCTCACAaatctttgatgtagacacttttcCTGGAacccacatgatgaaaatatccTATCATTGTTTGCCACATCATGATgtaaaagtgagagagtagAATTTGTGAGTACATGCAGTAGAACtccataaataatatacttttagtatattaaaaatgtactttatgttaTGGTCCATATAACATTATGTGGACCATGTCGTTGTACCCAGTTTGGGACAAGTATGCTTCGGTTGTTGTATGGTGGACCATactccacacagttgtgtggaccatggtcagaAAACTGCGTTGTTTCTTTAAGCAGccattaaattttaacaaatcatgtattttttgtgtgttcagaataaaatgaaactatattatatctaaaatgaaactgaataacttgtatcacatattatatttatattatcaaatgaaattgtaattgaattgaaatgatactttagttgtgttcaaatgaaactgcagtatatataaaatgaaactgaataacatgtctcatatATTAAGTGTGTAATgccaaataaaattgtagttgaattgaaatgatactttagttttgctgaaatgaaattacagtatgtataaaaagaaactgaataacatgtctcacatattgagtgtatattttcaaataaaaatgtagttatatcaaaatgaaactttatttgtgttgtaatgaaactacaatgtatataaaatgaaattgaataacaatttcaaatATTTGAGTGTACATTGTCCAATGAAATCGTAGTTGAATAtggtgttgtaataagactacagtgtatataaaatgaaattcaataacagaTCTCTTTGTAATAAgattattgtatgtataatgtcaaatgaaactttagttgttttgatattaAACTACAATggatataaaattaaactaaatatgttatacaaatAGAACTAATTACACGAAATGGATGCCGTTTCTTTTAAATGACACTgttttggaccatgatccacgcaggtgtgtagaccatgatccacaataaaatttgccagTATGCTTCgactgttatgccatggacgcgagttcaccttgcaatgtggacccaggtccatgttaacaattttagaattctatgttcacaatttttgaactctatgttcacaaatacaaaactctatgttcacaatttcagactttatattcaatagtataacacaaattttgaacctatataacaaaattgtgaatagagttcaaaaattgtaaatattaagtaatgtaattttttgtattgagatctaaaattgtgaatataaaagtctaaaattatgaacataaagttctaaaattgagaacatagagttttaaaattgtgaacatggacctagGTGGATCCGGGTCTATATCATAATTTGCCAGTATgcttggcaaattatgctatagactcgggtccaccttgcacccgggtctatgttcacaaatttagaactctatgttcaaaattttagaactctatattcacaattttaaatctcaatatacaaaattacattactcaatattcataatttttgaactctatattcacaattttgttatatagatttaaaaattgtgttatacacttatactgttgaatatagaattttgatactgttgaacataaagttatgaaattgtgaacataaagttataaaattgtgaacgtagagctatgaaattgtgaacgtagaactataaaattgtgaacataaagatatgaaattgtgaacatagaattatgaaactgtgaacatagagttatgaaattatgaacatggagttatgaaattgtgaacatggacccgagtccatggcataacaactgcatCTTAAGGCAGACTTCTGAaatccaatcattattgtatggactatactattaaataatgtacattcaatataaaaaataatgtacattgtattcagggaatatacattatttgtgtactgaatgtacattatttttatagtataaaaataatgtacattcaatacaaaaataatgtacatttaatacattaaaaatgtacattttattatgatccacacagctgtgtgaaccatggtccacacaataatttgcctctgaaatcaatttttgaagAGTTCTTACTAAAAGCCCATTTGTTTAGTTCTATAGAACGAAGAGCCCAATtgctttttgttttcaaatgaCAGGTTCCAGTGGCCCAGGCCCATTTAACCAATCCACCCCATCGCCACTAGGGTTTCGTTTATAAGATCTCGTCATTCTGTACTTTGATTAAGCTTTTCTTTATCGGCAGCGGAGGAGAGATTTGCAGTGAAACCTAGCGCAGCAGTTCAACATGAGAGCTAAGGTATAATTTCTGTAGAAATCGTTCATCGATTTTCTGCGTGACTTGTAATCTCCACCTTTTAGTTATGGCGttattcttatattttttttaaatgaattttgCAGTGGAAGAAGAAGCGTATGAGGAGGTTGAAGAGGAAGCGCCGAAAGATGAGGCAGAGATCCAAGTAGAAGCACGAATCTGTTTCCTCCTACCTACATCTTTTTAGGTTTATCTGTGCTCTTTCTGTTTTTGTTTCGGAACGTTTTAGTAACATGTCGGTCTGTAATCCGATAATTTCTGCTTTGTGGAGTAGTCGAGATTGCTATCTTCAGTTTTACACAGTGAACTTAAGAGTGTGTTGCTTTAATATATTtctctctcaattttattcctTTTGTCTCGTTACTATAGCGATTATCTGcaaataaaaaagtattaatCTCTcaaatcgttttttttttttttttgctgttttGTTAAGAATGTTGTTATTATAGAAGTGCAGTAGTGCTGAATTCGTCTTAAGACATGATAGTCTTGAGAATGACCTTTGAATGAAAGTGATATTATCTGCAAATCAGAAATGACTAATATATCTGCAAATCAGAAATGACTAATCTCTCAAATTGTTTTTTGCTGTTTTGttaaaaatgttgttattatagAGGTGCAGTAGTGCTGAATTCATCTAAACACATGATAGTCTTGACTCTTGAGAATGACCATTGAATGAAAGCGATATTATCTGCAAATCAGAAATGATTAATCTCTCAAATTGTTTTTGCTGTTttgttaaaaatgtttttattataGAAGTGCAGTAGTGCTCAATTCATCTAAATACATGATAGTCTTGAGAATGACCATTGAATGAAAGCATTATTATCTGCAGATCAGAAATGATTATGATATTATCTCAATTACTCTCAAGCTTTGAGAAAATTTTGGTTGCGGTTTTGTTAAAAGAGTTGCAATTGTAAGAGTGCAGTGTGAATCTGTTTATGATTTAAACACATGATGTTCTTGAGAATGGTTATATTGAATGAAAGATACATGAATTATTTGATGAAACCTAGCAATGAATGCCTTTCACTGAGGGTTGGGTGGGCGGCCATTGGCAGATGCTACTCTGGAACCCCATTCGAGTAGCTCTTTACTGGTATCATCCTTGTGGACTATGACTTCAATGAAACACAGACAATCTGCCATCTCCCCTGTTGCTTTTCCTATTGCATTGATCAGGTCCTCCTCAGTGAACACCTGCAGATTATCATTAAATCAGCAGAACAGAGCAGAGATCATAGCAGTAAAAGCATACACTAGGTTTATGGTGGGTGCTTGTGCTAACCTTTGTTGTCCAGCATTTGCTTTCCCCGTTGGAGATTGCATCAACTAGCCCGGTGTAGTTCCAGTTCTTGATGACATTGTAAGGGCCGTCGTGGATTTCCACCTCGATTGTGTATCCTCCATTGTTGATCAAGAATATGATGGACTTCTGGTTGCACCGCAACATCGTCGAAATATCTTGAGCCGTAacctttcataaaaaaattgcaataaatCAAAGATTGATGATCACATTAACTTGCTTTGAGCTGGAGTGGATCTAGAGGGGGGCAATGGGGTAGTTCTCCCCATCCCTCCCACCCCCTTATATATAAAGTGTTTGAATAGCTTAGTTTGTTGACCCTTCCTACTGTATATTTTTGGTTGTCTTGGATTATACCCTAGTATATTTTGTCATAGGCATTTTTGAATTCATTGGATTAAAAATTTCTGGATCCGATAATAATGGGTACCTGAAAGCTGCCATCGCCTATACATGCAATCACCCTTTTGCTGGGCACAGATTGTGCATATCCCAAAGTGGCACCAACTGACCATCCAATTGAACCATACTGCATCTGAAACTCATACCTGCAAAGCCCATTTTTAAGGTACAAAATGTATTCGTTAGAGTATgcattgatatttatatttatactatatGATGATCAAACACATACCCACATCCTGTTGGTAACCTCAGCTTCTGACAATTGAACCAGGAATCTCCAGTCTCAGCAATGACTGCAGTATCAGCGGAAAGCATCTTCTGGATGTGCTGGAACATGATATTGACCCTAAGAGGGTCAGTGAGCAAGGATTTGAGAGGACAGCCTTGAGAAATATAGATACGGGAATAGTTCTCATGAGCAGTGGTGTTTTTCTTAATCTTTTTTGCTAGCTCCCTGAGGAAATCTTTCATGAGCACGCACCCGAAAGCGTGACCGTTCCCAATCACAACTCTGTCAGGCTGCACGATGATGGCCTtctccttcttgaggaggaggGAGTAACCAACAGAGCTGTAGTCATTAAAGATTGGTCCGGCAAACAAATAAGCGTCTGCAGATTCGACAATTTCTCCACAGAAGGCAGTGCTCACTGCACCCCAGTATGTGCCGATGAAACGAGGGTGCTCTTCTGGGACTAGCCCTTTGCCTGAAGGCATCACTGCTATAGCATACCCACTAGCATCAGCCAGCTCGACGAAAGCCTCGCATGCCTTGGCAGCTCTCAGCTTTGGCCCTCCCACCATCACTGGCTTCACCGCCTTGTTCAGGAACGTGGCTGCCGCCTCCACAGCCGCCTCTGTCCCCAACTTATTGCTCAATCTGTAATATCATCACCACAAATACTAAGTACTGAACTAATGAAGTACTCACTTTATCTGGCCTAAAATGTAAACATgcatttattcaattatttgatGGTAAATGTTAGAACCAACCAACCTGGGTGAAATGGAAAATGGAATGGGCTCCCTGCTGAAAGCTGGATGAGGAATGCCAGCAAGGTTGCAACTTATACTCACATACACAGGTTTGCTTTCTTTGAGAGCTGTGGAGATTGCTGTATCAATTTGTTCATGCGCATCATCCAAGTTATTGATCAAAGCCTGATGATCAACGTATATATAGTACCCAAATCAAAGTTGGTTTATATATGTGATGGAGTTAATCTACTTCTCATCTATGATTTGCTAGATTGTATtgttcgtccctaagttatatgataattatataatttgtttcTTAATTGTTGATCATGCTTACTTTTCACCCTTAAACTATTATTGgcattgcactttttgtcctttTATTAACTTCTTGTGatcacttttcgtccttaaactacattaaaagttgcaattttgtccctaatttttgttagtaaagggacaaaaagtgcaaaTGTCAATGATAATTTAAAACGAAAAGTGAACATGATCAATTAGGGACAAATTGtacaattatcatataacttagggacggacgaaaagtgtaattttcctatgtatatatatataatgattttttttttttacaaaatagtaTTTGTTCTAaatcttcctctcttttttttttttttttacccaaaATATTGAGATTCGATCACTACTCATTTAGAATGGAAACAGAGATCTCATCACACTACACACTAATTGGCATATATATGTGAGGGAGAGAAAAGTAGAGTACCTGATAGCAAGTAACAGTCTGGAAGCACCTGAACTCTTGGCTAAAATCAGGCAATCCAATGGTGTGATGCAAAATCCTATTAGTTCCATAATCGTTAGTATTGGGCCCACCCACCAAACAAATGACGGGAAGGTTCTCGCTATAAGCACCGGCAATGGCGTTAATCACGCTAAGGCCGCCAACCGTGAAGGTGACGACGCAAGCGCCGACTCCACGCTGCCTGGCATAGCCGTCGGCGGCGTACCCCGCATTCAGCTCGTTGCAGCACCCAATGTTGTTAAGACTCGGCTCGGCAATCAGGTGGTCCAGCAGCGTCAGGTTGAAGTCACCCGGCACCGTGAACACGTCTCTCACGCCTATCTCCACCAGCCGACGGGCAATGTGGCGGCCCAGGGTGGCATCCGGCGGAGCGATGGTGGACGGAGAATGGGAGTCTCCCACCGCGGAAACACCGCCGTTGGGGCAAACCACGTCTCCGTTGTTCGGCTGGGATCCCTCAAAGTTTCCTACTGAAACGTCGTCcatgtttaatgttttaatttgcaGCTCGTACGGTGTGTAGTATAGAGATCAGAATTGCTTAATTGCATGCATGCAAGAATATTATAATGTGAAGGAGAAAATTTAAGGAGAGGAAGAATGGGCATATGTGGTTTACATTATTCGTATGTGCAACTGTTTAACGGTCTTTGATTCGTAAATACAGGATCGGATCGGAGGAGCTAAGCTAGCCCCAACGAAATTTTCTTTGCTCAATCAAATTGCATATctttctcttatatatatactcagTAACTCAACTTATTTTTTGTTTACAAGTGTAAATTTAACTCTACTTTCATTCAATGTTAGTACATTTCAAGTGTCAACTCAacttatttatttcaaatattaattaatttgtttaaggcCAGGGATTATTAATTGATTTCCATCCTTAATAT from Ipomoea triloba cultivar NCNSP0323 chromosome 7, ASM357664v1 encodes:
- the LOC116024507 gene encoding LOW QUALITY PROTEIN: pyruvate decarboxylase 2-like (The sequence of the model RefSeq protein was modified relative to this genomic sequence to represent the inferred CDS: deleted 2 bases in 1 codon); this encodes MDDVSVGNFEGSQPNNGDVVCPNGGVSAVGDSHSPSTIAPPDATLGRHIARRLVEIGVRDVFTVPGDFNLTLLDHLIAEPSLNNIGCCNELNAGYAADGYARQRGVGACVVTFTVGGLSVINAIAGAYSENLPVICLVGGPNTNDYGTNRILHHTIGLPDFSQEFRCFQTVTCYQALINNLDDAHEQIDTAISTALKESKPVYVSISCNLAGIPHPAFSREPIPFSISPRLSNKLGTEAAVEAAATFLNKAVKPVMVGGPKLRAAKACEAFVELADASGYAIAVMPSGKGLVPEEHPRFIGTYWGAVSTAFCGEIVESADAYLFAGPIFNDYSSVGYSLLLKKEKAIIVQPDRVVIGNGHAFGCVLMKDFLRELAKKIKKNTTAHENYSRIYISQGCPLKSLLTDPLRVNIMFQHIQKMLSADTAVIAETGDSWFNCQKLRLPTGCGYVFDHHIINININAYSNEYILYLKNGLCRYEFQMQYGSIGWSVGATLGYAQSVPSKRVIACIGDGSFQVTAQDISTMLRCNQKSIIFLINNGGYTIEVEIHDGPYNVIKNWNYTGLVDAISNGESKCWTTKVFTEEDLINAIGKATGEMADCLCFIEVIVHKDDTSKELLEWGSRVASANGRPPNPQ